A part of Kitasatospora acidiphila genomic DNA contains:
- a CDS encoding TetR/AcrR family transcriptional regulator, producing the protein MAQNPARRAALTDAAIDVLAAEGARGLTFRAVDQRAGVPAGTSSNYFANRDELLHQAARRIHHRLTPDPVVLAELLRAPRDRALVAALMRDLLRRVCADRDGYLAMLELRLEATRRPEVRAELSGTMRAELESNIAYHLDEGFPGDRETVVLIYLAMTGLIMEHLTLPDVLGGTEPAELVEQLVARLVPAG; encoded by the coding sequence ATGGCCCAGAACCCCGCACGCCGCGCCGCGCTCACCGACGCCGCCATCGATGTGCTGGCCGCCGAAGGCGCGCGCGGCCTCACCTTCCGCGCGGTCGACCAGCGGGCCGGCGTGCCTGCCGGCACCTCGTCCAACTACTTCGCCAACCGGGACGAGTTGCTCCACCAGGCCGCCCGCCGGATCCACCACCGCTTGACGCCCGACCCGGTCGTGCTGGCCGAGCTGCTGCGGGCCCCGCGTGACCGCGCCCTGGTGGCGGCGCTGATGCGCGATCTGCTGCGCCGGGTCTGCGCGGACCGGGACGGCTATCTGGCGATGCTCGAACTGCGCCTGGAGGCCACCCGCCGCCCCGAGGTCCGGGCCGAACTCTCCGGCACCATGCGGGCCGAGCTGGAGAGCAACATCGCCTACCACCTGGACGAGGGCTTCCCCGGCGACCGCGAGACGGTGGTGCTGATCTATCTGGCGATGACCGGCCTGATCATGGAACACCTCACGCTGCCGGACGTGTTGGGCGGCACCGAGCCGGCCGAGCTGGTCGAGCAACTGGTGGCCCGGCTCGTCCCGGCCGGCTGA
- a CDS encoding helix-turn-helix domain-containing protein: MYSEQRSEAVPGAVVWSKRLERDTAAPARILPDGCMDLIWTGGSLLVAGPDSAAHLVPGRAGDGYVGLRFAPGTGPLVLGVPAGELTDRRVPLDQLWPQRQVRESAERIWHAADRAAALQAVAVTLGRAPARRAPVPEAVLRGVRQRLAVTEIARGLALSERQLRRLCLDAFGYGPKTLDRVLRLGRALDQARAGLPFARVAAVAGYADQAHLSREVRALAGLPLGLLLAEEGRLQE; encoded by the coding sequence GTGTACAGCGAGCAGCGATCCGAGGCGGTGCCGGGCGCGGTGGTGTGGTCCAAGCGGCTGGAGCGCGACACCGCGGCGCCGGCTCGGATCCTGCCGGACGGCTGCATGGATCTGATCTGGACCGGCGGCAGCCTGCTGGTCGCCGGCCCCGACTCCGCCGCCCATCTGGTTCCGGGGCGGGCCGGGGACGGCTATGTCGGCCTGCGGTTCGCGCCGGGCACCGGGCCGCTGGTGCTGGGCGTGCCCGCCGGCGAACTGACCGACCGGCGCGTGCCGTTGGACCAGCTCTGGCCGCAGCGCCAGGTGCGCGAATCGGCCGAGCGGATCTGGCACGCCGCCGACCGCGCCGCCGCGTTGCAGGCCGTGGCGGTCACGCTGGGCCGGGCGCCGGCCCGCCGCGCCCCGGTGCCGGAGGCGGTGCTGCGCGGGGTGCGACAGCGGCTGGCCGTCACCGAGATCGCGCGTGGGCTGGCGCTGAGCGAGCGCCAGCTGCGACGGCTCTGCCTGGACGCGTTCGGTTACGGGCCGAAGACGCTGGATCGGGTGCTGCGGCTCGGCCGGGCCCTCGACCAGGCGCGGGCCGGCCTGCCGTTCGCGCGGGTCGCCGCGGTGGCGGGGTACGCCGACCAGGCGCACCTGAGCCGCGAGGTGCGCGCCCTGGCCGGCCTGCCGCTGGGGCTGCTGCTCGCCGAGGAGGGCCGCCTCCAGGAGTGA
- a CDS encoding VOC family protein, producing the protein MTAQPRISFIGLVASDMAATLAFYRRLGLAIPPDADAEPHVEYDLPGGLKLVWDTVATVRSFDPDWTPPVGDHRIAIAFDCAQPAEVDKLYQELLTAGYRGHNEPWDAFWGQRYATVLDPDGNAVDLFAVRPS; encoded by the coding sequence ATGACTGCACAACCACGCATCAGCTTCATCGGCCTGGTCGCCTCCGACATGGCGGCAACGCTCGCCTTCTACCGCCGGCTGGGCCTGGCCATCCCGCCCGACGCGGACGCCGAACCCCACGTCGAGTACGACCTGCCCGGCGGCCTCAAACTGGTCTGGGACACCGTGGCGACCGTCCGCAGCTTCGACCCCGACTGGACCCCGCCGGTCGGCGACCACCGGATCGCGATCGCCTTCGACTGCGCGCAGCCGGCGGAGGTGGACAAGCTGTACCAGGAGCTGCTGACCGCCGGCTACCGCGGCCACAACGAGCCCTGGGACGCGTTCTGGGGCCAGCGCTACGCCACGGTGCTCGACCCGGACGGCAACGCGGTCGACCTGTTCGCGGTCCGCCCGAGCTGA
- a CDS encoding ArsR/SmtB family transcription factor: MLRIHFTAADLLDVRFADDPAPLVELELAVAMLQRRDTDPGFVRWRRGLAASGALAATAALRELVPPTGAGPFFLDPIAPDLDQGLELVRRSTNTLVRSELERICGAGLAVTPLLKHLADQDQQAWRYLSDTLRSAYGAVIGTAWPQLRAGFDADLRWRGQVQRQEGLRGMLAGLHPGSRWRGCTLEIPVAKELDFQLRGEGLLLLPSASWTGRPLVGSYPDGPTVLVYAALTPLPYLTQTDPAPGADPDDPVAVLLGRTRAAVLRLTLREPTTSQLAAALGVGLASASEHARALRRAGLVSTARTGRSVRHSCTQLGHRLLAAPTAVVQS; this comes from the coding sequence GTGCTGCGCATCCACTTCACGGCAGCGGATCTACTGGACGTGCGGTTCGCCGACGATCCGGCTCCGCTGGTCGAGCTGGAGCTGGCCGTCGCGATGCTGCAACGCCGGGACACCGACCCGGGGTTCGTCCGCTGGCGGCGCGGCTTGGCGGCGAGTGGGGCGCTGGCCGCGACGGCTGCGCTGCGCGAACTGGTGCCGCCGACCGGCGCCGGACCGTTCTTCCTCGATCCGATCGCCCCGGACCTCGACCAGGGCCTGGAACTGGTCCGCCGCTCCACCAACACCCTGGTGCGCAGCGAGTTGGAGCGGATCTGCGGCGCCGGCCTGGCCGTCACGCCGCTGCTGAAGCACCTCGCCGACCAGGACCAGCAGGCCTGGCGGTATCTGTCGGACACCCTGCGGTCGGCGTACGGCGCGGTGATCGGCACGGCCTGGCCGCAGCTGCGGGCCGGCTTCGACGCGGACCTGCGCTGGCGCGGCCAGGTGCAACGCCAGGAGGGTCTGCGCGGCATGCTGGCCGGCCTGCACCCGGGCAGCCGGTGGCGGGGGTGCACCCTGGAGATCCCGGTGGCCAAGGAGCTGGACTTCCAACTGCGCGGCGAGGGGCTGTTGTTGCTTCCGTCCGCGAGCTGGACCGGGCGGCCGCTGGTGGGCAGTTATCCGGACGGGCCGACGGTGCTGGTGTATGCCGCGCTCACCCCGCTGCCGTATCTGACCCAGACCGATCCGGCGCCCGGCGCCGATCCGGACGATCCGGTGGCCGTGCTGCTCGGCCGTACTCGGGCCGCCGTACTGCGGCTGACGCTGCGTGAGCCGACGACCAGTCAGCTGGCCGCCGCGCTGGGTGTCGGCCTGGCCTCCGCATCGGAGCATGCCCGCGCCCTGCGCCGGGCGGGCCTGGTCAGCACCGCCCGCACCGGCCGCTCGGTCCGCCACAGCTGCACCCAGCTGGGCCACCGCCTACTGGCCGCACCGACCGCGGTCGTCCAGTCCTGA
- a CDS encoding class I SAM-dependent methyltransferase, which yields MVTADTRPLDQAPLPRTLDDVPGWFWPIDQQLFAWLLDRQSAAETRGDLLELGSYLGRSAILIGRHLRAGETFTVCDLFDSEAPDGENAAEMTMSYRRTLTRTAFERNYLAFHSELPVIVQAPTSVLGDGRIGTGSCRFVHIDASHLYEHVAVDIRTAKAALGPDGIVVLDDFRSPHTPGVAAATWEAVFQQDLRPICVTPEKLYGTWGDPEPIQQALVELDGDAEDCHLDIDMIAGRRLIRLSGRGVAKLLPGEERRSATPGPTLAASGHARAQRPSSARRLAHDLLPPLAVRAARKLRAKATA from the coding sequence TTGGTCACCGCCGACACCCGCCCGCTGGACCAGGCACCGCTGCCACGCACCCTGGACGACGTCCCCGGGTGGTTCTGGCCCATCGACCAGCAGCTGTTCGCCTGGCTGCTGGATCGCCAGAGCGCTGCCGAGACCCGTGGCGACCTGCTTGAACTGGGCAGTTACCTGGGTCGCAGTGCCATCCTGATCGGCCGCCACCTGCGGGCGGGGGAGACCTTCACGGTCTGCGACCTGTTCGACTCGGAGGCACCGGACGGCGAGAACGCGGCCGAGATGACCATGTCCTACCGCCGGACGCTCACCCGGACCGCCTTCGAGCGCAACTACCTGGCGTTCCACTCCGAGCTGCCGGTGATCGTGCAGGCCCCGACCTCGGTGCTCGGGGACGGCCGAATAGGCACCGGCAGCTGCCGCTTCGTGCACATCGACGCCTCCCACCTCTACGAGCATGTCGCGGTCGACATCCGCACCGCGAAGGCGGCACTCGGCCCGGACGGCATCGTGGTGCTGGACGACTTCCGCTCCCCGCACACGCCCGGGGTGGCCGCCGCCACCTGGGAGGCGGTCTTCCAGCAGGACTTGCGCCCGATCTGCGTCACCCCCGAGAAGCTGTACGGCACTTGGGGCGACCCCGAGCCGATTCAGCAGGCGCTGGTGGAGCTGGACGGCGACGCCGAGGACTGCCACCTGGACATCGACATGATCGCCGGCCGCCGGCTGATCCGCCTCTCCGGCCGCGGTGTGGCCAAGTTGCTGCCCGGCGAGGAGCGGCGGTCCGCGACACCAGGGCCGACCCTTGCTGCCTCGGGCCACGCTCGGGCCCAACGCCCGTCCTCGGCACGCCGGTTGGCGCACGACCTGCTGCCGCCGCTGGCGGTGCGAGCGGCGCGCAAGCTGCGGGCCAAGGCCACGGCTTGA
- a CDS encoding TetR/AcrR family transcriptional regulator, which translates to MSPRKSVADTRRTRERIIDRSVAIASVDGLEGLTIGRLATDLGMSKAGVLGHFGTKEALQLAALDGASAIFMRLVWEPAADAAPGLTRLTAVLEAWNRYLETERGAFPGGCLFTTAAVEFDARTGAVRDAVARLYRFWRRRLVAELRIAVARGELPATADPEQLAYELIGAYLALNQAIQLERDSAAPDRTRRAVARLLAAG; encoded by the coding sequence ATGAGCCCACGCAAGTCCGTCGCCGACACCCGCAGAACCCGGGAGCGGATCATCGACCGCAGCGTCGCGATCGCCTCGGTGGACGGGCTGGAGGGGCTGACCATCGGGCGGCTGGCCACCGACCTGGGCATGAGCAAGGCGGGAGTGCTCGGGCACTTCGGCACCAAGGAGGCGCTCCAGCTGGCCGCCCTCGACGGCGCCTCGGCGATCTTCATGCGTCTGGTCTGGGAGCCGGCCGCCGACGCCGCACCGGGGCTCACCCGGCTGACCGCCGTCCTGGAGGCCTGGAACCGCTACCTGGAGACCGAGCGCGGCGCCTTTCCCGGCGGCTGCCTGTTCACCACGGCAGCCGTCGAGTTCGACGCCCGCACCGGCGCGGTCCGGGACGCGGTGGCCCGGCTCTACCGGTTCTGGCGCCGCAGGCTGGTGGCCGAGCTCCGCATCGCCGTCGCCAGGGGTGAGCTGCCCGCCACGGCCGATCCCGAGCAACTCGCCTATGAACTGATCGGCGCCTACCTGGCCCTCAACCAGGCGATCCAGTTGGAGCGCGACTCCGCCGCCCCCGACCGCACCCGGCGCGCGGTGGCCCGGCTGCTGGCCGCGGGCTGA
- a CDS encoding beta-ketoacyl-ACP synthase III, protein MTGSRITGLGHYQPSRVLTNDELAQMVDTNDAWIRQRTGIATRRIAAEHETVADLATAAAGKALAAAGLQPADIGLISVATCSVIDRCPSTAARVAARLGIPAAVAYDLNNGCAGFCTALATADHSIRAGAARHALVIGAEKMSDVTDWTDRSSCVLLGDGAGAAVLSAADEAGVGPVVWGSDPSLGQAVRLQGDWHPTFAQDGQTVYRWATTEIPAIALAACERAGVAPGELAGVVTHQANLRIIEAVVRRLGLAEETVIARDVIESGNTSAASVPLALAKLVERRELPAGGPVLLLAFGGGLSWAGQVISCP, encoded by the coding sequence GTGACCGGATCCCGCATCACCGGCCTGGGCCATTACCAGCCGTCCCGGGTGCTCACCAATGACGAACTGGCTCAGATGGTCGACACCAACGACGCCTGGATCCGGCAGCGCACCGGGATCGCCACCCGCCGGATCGCCGCGGAGCACGAGACGGTCGCCGACCTGGCGACGGCGGCGGCCGGCAAGGCGCTCGCTGCGGCCGGGCTGCAGCCCGCCGACATCGGCCTGATCTCGGTCGCCACCTGCAGCGTGATCGACCGCTGCCCCTCCACCGCCGCCCGGGTGGCCGCCCGGCTGGGCATCCCGGCTGCCGTGGCGTACGACCTGAACAACGGCTGCGCCGGCTTCTGCACCGCGCTGGCCACCGCCGACCACTCGATACGGGCCGGCGCCGCCCGGCACGCGCTGGTCATCGGGGCGGAGAAGATGTCGGACGTGACGGACTGGACCGACCGCAGCAGCTGCGTGCTGCTCGGGGACGGCGCGGGCGCGGCGGTGCTGAGCGCCGCCGACGAGGCGGGGGTCGGCCCGGTGGTCTGGGGATCGGATCCGAGCCTGGGCCAGGCGGTCCGGCTGCAGGGCGACTGGCATCCGACCTTCGCCCAGGACGGCCAGACGGTCTACCGCTGGGCCACCACCGAGATCCCCGCGATCGCGCTGGCCGCCTGCGAGCGAGCGGGAGTGGCGCCCGGCGAGCTGGCCGGTGTGGTCACCCACCAGGCCAATCTGCGGATCATCGAGGCGGTGGTCCGGCGACTGGGGTTGGCCGAGGAGACCGTGATCGCCCGGGATGTGATCGAATCCGGCAACACCTCCGCCGCCTCGGTGCCGCTCGCCCTGGCCAAGCTGGTGGAGCGCCGCGAACTCCCGGCGGGCGGCCCGGTTCTGCTGCTGGCCTTCGGCGGCGGCCTCTCCTGGGCCGGGCAGGTCATCAGCTGCCCCTGA
- a CDS encoding HEAT repeat domain-containing protein: protein MAMFVHLAAEANAVRIRRAGVRAASRRADGTRGLFCFPVLPSYTLTHGWLRELARSEARRNLVAVQVRLPDGEPVTVGRYGRPPEAVTAAEAVRRIAELPDPRGWEVFVPRAVTPAEVHRIRPVRQSVGWRYWPDAHGIRPCLCERCRVRGEYGSRRLRERRPFHDGGPPPPSRVLLARIEAAGDPGDPAVLREALDCYGRYRRGPVSRLARLSDHPDPAVREALVWAVARWSTPGVDALLDRLAVDPAPEVREAVADLREREID from the coding sequence ATGGCGATGTTCGTGCACCTCGCAGCCGAGGCGAACGCGGTGCGGATCCGGCGCGCCGGCGTCCGGGCGGCCTCCCGGCGGGCGGACGGCACCCGTGGCTTGTTCTGCTTCCCGGTGCTGCCGTCCTACACGCTCACCCACGGCTGGCTGCGCGAACTGGCCCGGAGTGAGGCCCGGCGCAACCTGGTGGCCGTCCAGGTGCGCCTGCCCGACGGCGAACCGGTCACCGTGGGTCGCTACGGGCGTCCCCCCGAGGCCGTGACCGCCGCCGAGGCGGTCCGGCGCATCGCCGAGCTGCCGGACCCGCGCGGCTGGGAGGTCTTCGTGCCCAGGGCGGTCACCCCGGCCGAGGTGCATCGCATCCGCCCGGTGCGGCAGTCGGTGGGCTGGCGCTACTGGCCGGATGCGCACGGCATCCGCCCGTGCCTCTGCGAGCGCTGCCGGGTGCGCGGTGAGTACGGTTCGCGGCGGCTGCGGGAGCGCCGGCCGTTCCATGACGGCGGCCCGCCGCCGCCCTCCCGGGTGCTGCTCGCCCGGATCGAGGCGGCCGGTGACCCGGGCGATCCGGCGGTCCTGCGCGAAGCCCTGGACTGCTACGGCCGCTACCGACGAGGCCCGGTGAGCCGGTTGGCCCGGCTGTCCGACCATCCCGACCCCGCCGTCAGGGAGGCACTGGTCTGGGCGGTGGCGCGCTGGTCCACGCCGGGCGTCGACGCCCTGCTGGACCGGTTGGCGGTGGACCCGGCCCCGGAGGTGCGCGAGGCGGTGGCGGACCTCCGGGAACGGGAAATTGACTGA